One window from the genome of Streptomyces sp. NBC_00708 encodes:
- a CDS encoding Tellurium resistance, translating to MAFWNSLWPGRETQFESGSAATNSIVLTRRRATVSLTKQGALSGNLRVNLSWRMRTSDIEGRSRQSGRLLRPLKLFQPEAVQAHTQGVVNVDLDLGCMYELADGTKGVVQPLGNLLGDLNGPPYIRLSGDDRFGAPSGETVYVNLDQREHIKRLLFFVYIYDQTPAFDRTHAKVTLYPGNGPRIEIELDERAPQARSCAVFTVENIKDELIVRREVKFVYGFQSELDRMYGFGMQWGRGYKTRT from the coding sequence ATGGCGTTCTGGAACAGCCTGTGGCCGGGGCGGGAGACACAGTTCGAGTCGGGCAGCGCGGCGACCAACTCCATCGTGCTCACCCGGCGGCGGGCCACGGTCTCGCTGACCAAGCAGGGCGCGCTGAGCGGCAACCTCCGGGTCAACCTCTCCTGGCGCATGCGTACCTCGGACATCGAGGGCCGTTCCCGCCAGAGCGGACGGCTGCTGCGCCCGCTGAAGCTCTTCCAGCCGGAGGCCGTCCAGGCGCACACCCAGGGCGTGGTCAACGTCGACCTGGACCTCGGCTGCATGTACGAGCTGGCGGACGGCACCAAGGGCGTCGTGCAGCCCCTGGGCAACCTGCTCGGCGACCTGAACGGGCCGCCGTACATCAGGCTCAGCGGCGACGACCGCTTCGGGGCCCCCTCCGGCGAGACCGTCTACGTCAACCTCGACCAGCGCGAGCACATCAAGCGGCTGCTGTTCTTCGTCTACATCTACGACCAGACCCCCGCCTTCGACCGTACGCACGCCAAGGTCACGCTCTACCCGGGCAACGGGCCGCGCATCGAGATCGAGCTGGACGAGCGCGCCCCGCAGGCCCGCTCCTGCGCGGTGTTCACCGTGGAGAACATCAAGGACGAGCTGATCGTGCGGCGCGAGGTGAAGTTCGTCTACGGCTTCCAGTCCGAACTGGACCGCATGTACGGCTTCGGCATGCAGTGGGGCCGCGGCTACAAGACCCGCACCTAG
- a CDS encoding DUF475 domain-containing protein: MLLKTFGWSFAITVIGLVAAWFYGGWEAFGVVAILSVLEISLSFDNAVVNAGILKKMSAFWQKIFLTIGVIIAVFGMRLVFPVVIVAITASLNPIDAIDLSFNDPDRYKELVTDAHPAIAAFGGMFLLMIFLDFIFEDRDIQWLRWIERPLAKLGKVDMLSVCIALIVLLISAMTVATHAHQHGGGHVDKAETVLLAGIAGLITYLIVGGLSGYFEDKLEEEEEREHEEEEEAKRSGKKISAVALSGKAAFFMFLYLEVLDASFSFDGVIGAFAITNEIVLMALGLGIGAMYVRSLTVYLVRQGTLDDYVYLEHGAHYAIGALAAILLVTIQYEINEIITGLVGVILIAWSFWSSVRRNKAEEAEEGKSEVTAGV, translated from the coding sequence GTGCTTCTGAAAACCTTCGGGTGGTCGTTCGCGATCACCGTGATCGGCCTCGTGGCCGCGTGGTTCTACGGGGGGTGGGAAGCCTTCGGTGTGGTGGCGATCCTTTCCGTCCTGGAGATCTCGCTGTCGTTCGACAACGCCGTGGTCAACGCCGGAATCCTGAAGAAGATGTCCGCCTTCTGGCAGAAGATCTTCCTGACCATCGGCGTGATCATCGCGGTCTTCGGTATGCGGCTGGTCTTCCCCGTCGTGATCGTGGCCATTACCGCGAGCCTGAATCCGATCGACGCCATCGATCTCTCGTTCAACGACCCGGACCGCTACAAGGAACTGGTCACGGACGCCCACCCGGCGATCGCCGCCTTCGGTGGCATGTTCCTGCTCATGATCTTCCTCGACTTCATCTTCGAGGACCGCGACATCCAGTGGCTGCGCTGGATCGAGCGCCCGCTCGCCAAGCTCGGCAAGGTCGACATGCTGTCGGTCTGCATCGCGCTCATCGTCCTGCTGATCTCCGCGATGACCGTCGCCACCCACGCCCACCAGCACGGCGGCGGGCACGTGGACAAGGCGGAGACCGTCCTGCTCGCCGGTATCGCCGGTCTGATCACGTACCTCATCGTCGGCGGGCTCTCCGGCTACTTCGAGGACAAGCTCGAAGAGGAAGAAGAGCGCGAGCACGAGGAGGAGGAAGAGGCCAAGCGGTCCGGCAAGAAGATCTCCGCGGTCGCCCTCTCCGGCAAGGCCGCGTTCTTCATGTTCCTCTACCTGGAAGTGCTCGACGCGTCCTTCTCGTTCGACGGCGTGATCGGCGCCTTCGCCATCACCAACGAGATCGTGCTCATGGCGCTCGGCCTCGGCATCGGCGCCATGTACGTCCGTTCGCTCACGGTCTACCTGGTCCGCCAGGGCACCCTGGACGACTACGTGTACCTGGAGCACGGCGCGCACTACGCGATCGGCGCGCTCGCGGCCATCCTCCTCGTCACGATCCAGTACGAGATCAACGAGATCATCACCGGTCTCGTCGGCGTCATCCTGATCGCCTGGTCCTTCTGGTCCTCGGTCCGCCGCAACAAGGCGGAGGAGGCGGAGGAAGGCAAGAGCGAAGTGACCGCCGGGGTGTGA
- a CDS encoding TerD family protein encodes MGVTLAKGGNVSLSKAAPNLTQVLVGLGWDARSTTGADFDLDASALLCQSGRVLGDEWFVFYNNLTSPDGSVEHTGDNLTGEGEGDDESIIVNLTQVPAHCDKIVFPVSIHEADNRGQTFGQVSNAFIRVVNQADGQELARYDLTEDASTETAMIFGELYRYNGEWKFRAVGQGYASGLRGIALDFGVNVS; translated from the coding sequence ATGGGCGTCACGCTCGCCAAGGGAGGCAATGTCTCCCTCTCCAAGGCCGCACCCAATCTCACCCAGGTGCTGGTCGGGCTCGGCTGGGACGCACGATCCACGACCGGGGCCGACTTCGACCTCGACGCCAGCGCGCTGCTGTGCCAGTCGGGCCGGGTGCTCGGCGACGAGTGGTTCGTGTTCTACAACAACCTCACGAGCCCCGACGGTTCCGTGGAGCACACCGGTGACAACCTCACGGGTGAGGGCGAGGGCGACGACGAGTCGATCATCGTGAACCTCACGCAGGTGCCGGCCCACTGCGACAAGATCGTCTTTCCGGTGTCGATTCACGAGGCCGACAATCGTGGTCAGACATTCGGCCAGGTCAGCAACGCTTTCATCCGCGTCGTCAATCAGGCCGACGGCCAGGAACTCGCGCGTTACGACCTCACCGAGGACGCCTCCACGGAGACCGCGATGATCTTCGGCGAGCTCTACCGCTACAACGGCGAGTGGAAGTTCCGTGCAGTTGGTCAGGGGTACGCATCAGGGCTGCGAGGCATCGCTCTAGACTTCGGGGTCAACGTTTCGTAA
- a CDS encoding TerD family protein, whose product MGVSLSKGGNVSLTKAAPNLTAVIVGLGWDARTTTGGDFDLDASALLTNAEGKVANDGNFVFFNNLKSPDGSVEHTGDNLTGEGEGDDEVINVNLATVPADVDKIVFPVSIYEAETRQQSFGQVRNAYIRVVNQADNSELARYDLSEDASTETAMVFGELYRNGAEWKFRAIGQGYASGLRGIAQDFGVNV is encoded by the coding sequence GTGGGAGTCAGCCTCAGCAAGGGCGGCAACGTCTCGCTGACCAAGGCCGCGCCCAACCTGACCGCGGTCATCGTGGGTCTCGGCTGGGACGCCCGTACCACCACCGGCGGGGACTTCGACCTCGACGCCAGTGCTCTGCTGACGAACGCCGAGGGCAAGGTCGCCAACGACGGCAACTTCGTCTTCTTCAACAACCTCAAGAGCCCCGACGGCTCCGTCGAGCACACCGGTGACAACCTCACCGGTGAGGGCGAGGGCGACGACGAGGTCATCAACGTCAACCTGGCCACGGTGCCGGCCGACGTCGACAAGATCGTCTTCCCGGTCTCGATCTACGAGGCCGAGACCCGCCAGCAGAGCTTCGGCCAGGTTCGCAACGCGTACATCCGCGTCGTCAACCAGGCCGACAACAGCGAGCTCGCGCGCTACGACCTGTCCGAGGACGCCTCGACCGAGACCGCCATGGTCTTCGGCGAGCTGTACCGCAACGGCGCGGAGTGGAAGTTCCGTGCCATCGGTCAGGGCTACGCCTCGGGTCTGCGCGGCATCGCGCAGGACTTCGGCGTCAACGTCTGA
- a CDS encoding peroxiredoxin yields MAIEVGTQAPDFELKDNHGRTVKLSDFRGEKNVVLLFYPFAFTGVCTGELCALRDELPTFENDDTQLLAVSNDSIHTLRVFAEQEGLEYPLLSDFWPHGETSRAYGVFDEEKGCAVRGTFIIDKEGVVRWTVVNGLPDARDLNEYIKALGAL; encoded by the coding sequence ATGGCGATCGAGGTCGGCACCCAGGCCCCGGATTTCGAGCTGAAGGACAACCACGGCCGGACCGTGAAGCTCTCGGATTTCCGCGGCGAGAAGAACGTGGTGCTGCTGTTCTACCCGTTCGCCTTCACCGGGGTCTGCACGGGCGAGCTGTGTGCGCTCCGCGACGAGCTGCCCACGTTCGAGAACGACGACACGCAGCTGCTGGCCGTGTCCAACGACTCCATCCACACCCTGCGCGTCTTCGCCGAGCAGGAGGGCCTGGAGTACCCGCTGCTGTCCGACTTCTGGCCGCACGGAGAGACCTCGCGGGCCTACGGCGTCTTCGACGAGGAGAAGGGCTGCGCGGTGCGCGGCACCTTCATCATCGACAAGGAGGGCGTGGTGCGCTGGACGGTCGTCAACGGCCTGCCCGACGCGCGCGACCTCAACGAATACATCAAGGCGCTCGGCGCCCTCTGA
- a CDS encoding DUF3052 domain-containing protein encodes MSATADHAEERTNPAARLGFEPGQVVQEIGYDDDVELELREGIEATIGQELVDEDYDDVADVVLLWFRDEDGDLTDALVDAIGLLEDGGVVWLMTPKTGRDGYVEPSDINEAAQTAGLAQTKSVNAGKDWSGSRLVTPKAAKAKR; translated from the coding sequence GTGAGCGCGACCGCGGACCACGCGGAGGAGCGGACCAACCCGGCGGCACGCCTGGGGTTCGAGCCCGGACAGGTGGTCCAGGAGATCGGCTACGACGACGACGTCGAGCTGGAGCTCCGTGAGGGCATTGAGGCCACTATCGGCCAGGAACTCGTCGACGAGGACTACGACGACGTCGCCGACGTCGTCCTGCTCTGGTTCCGTGACGAGGACGGCGACCTTACGGACGCGCTGGTGGATGCCATCGGTCTGCTCGAGGACGGCGGCGTGGTCTGGCTGATGACGCCGAAGACCGGCCGCGACGGATACGTCGAGCCGAGCGACATCAACGAGGCCGCCCAGACCGCCGGGCTCGCCCAGACCAAGAGCGTCAACGCGGGCAAGGACTGGTCGGGAAGCCGTCTCGTCACGCCCAAAGCGGCCAAGGCCAAGCGCTGA
- the aceE gene encoding pyruvate dehydrogenase (acetyl-transferring), homodimeric type: protein MASGSDRNPIIIGGLPSQVPDFDPEETQEWLDSLDAAVDERGRERARYLMLRLIERAREKRVAVPEMRSTDYVNTIATKDEPFFPGDEEIERKILNATRWNAAVMVSRAQRPGIGVGGHIATFASSASLYDVGFNHFFRGKDDGLGGDQIFFQGHASPGIYARAFLLDRLSEAQLDAFRQEKSKAPNGLSSYPHPRLMPDFWEFPTVSMGLGPLGAIYQARMNRYMEARGLADTSNSHVWAYLGDGEMDEPESLGQLSIAAREGLDNLTFVVNCNLQRLDGPVRGNGKVIQELESQFRGAGWNVIKLVWDRSWDPLLAQDRTGILVNKLNTTPDGQFQTYATETGAYIREHFFGDDPRLREMVKDMTDQQILHLGRGGHDHRKVYAAYAAAKAHKGQPTVILAQTVKGWTLGPNFEGRNATHQMKKLTAEDLKRFRDRLHIPIADKELEDGNPPYYHPGRGSEEIQYMHDRRKGLGGYVPTRVVRAKALELPGDKTYATAKKGSGQQSIATTMAFVRILKDLMRDKEIGKRFVLIAPDEYRTFGMDAFFPSAKIYNPLGQQYESVDRDLLLAYKESPTGQMLHDGISEAGCTASLIAAGSAYATHGEPLIPVYVFYSMFGFQRTGDQFWQMADQLARGFVLGATAGRTTLTGEGLQHADGHSQLLASTNPGCVAYDPAFGYEIAHIVQDGLRRMYGGTPEENEDVFYYLTVYNEPIQHPAEPADVDVEGILKGVYRYSGGEKGEIPAQILASGVAVPWAVEAQRILADEWNVKADVWSATSWNELRREAVDVERYNLLHPEEEQRVPYVTRKLSGAQGPFVAVSDWMRSVPDQIARWVPGAYQSLGADGFGFADTRGAARRFFHIDAQSIVLAVLTELAKDGKIDRSVLKTAVDRYELLDVASADPGAAGGDA from the coding sequence GTGGCTTCCGGATCCGATCGCAACCCGATCATCATTGGCGGCCTTCCGAGTCAGGTCCCGGATTTTGATCCCGAAGAGACCCAGGAATGGCTCGACTCCCTCGACGCCGCCGTCGACGAGCGAGGCCGTGAGCGGGCCCGCTATCTCATGCTCCGGCTCATCGAGCGCGCGCGCGAGAAGCGCGTCGCCGTTCCGGAGATGCGCAGCACGGACTACGTGAACACGATCGCCACGAAGGACGAACCGTTCTTCCCCGGCGACGAGGAGATCGAACGCAAGATCCTCAACGCGACCCGCTGGAACGCGGCCGTGATGGTCTCGCGCGCCCAGCGTCCGGGGATCGGCGTGGGCGGGCACATCGCCACGTTCGCGTCCTCCGCCTCGCTGTACGACGTCGGTTTCAACCACTTCTTCCGCGGCAAGGACGACGGTCTGGGCGGTGACCAGATCTTCTTCCAGGGGCACGCGTCCCCCGGGATCTACGCCCGCGCGTTCCTGCTGGACCGGCTGAGCGAGGCGCAGCTGGACGCGTTCCGCCAGGAGAAGTCGAAGGCGCCGAACGGGCTGTCCAGCTACCCGCACCCGCGGCTGATGCCGGACTTCTGGGAGTTCCCGACCGTGTCGATGGGCCTCGGCCCGCTCGGCGCGATCTACCAGGCGCGGATGAACCGCTACATGGAGGCGCGCGGCCTCGCCGACACATCGAACTCGCATGTGTGGGCCTACCTCGGCGACGGCGAGATGGACGAGCCGGAGTCGCTGGGGCAGCTGTCCATCGCCGCCCGCGAGGGCCTGGACAACCTGACCTTCGTCGTCAACTGCAACCTCCAGCGCCTCGACGGCCCGGTGCGCGGCAACGGCAAGGTCATCCAGGAGCTGGAGTCCCAGTTCCGGGGCGCCGGGTGGAACGTCATCAAGCTGGTCTGGGACCGGTCCTGGGACCCGCTGCTGGCGCAGGACCGCACGGGCATCCTGGTCAACAAGCTGAACACGACGCCGGACGGCCAGTTCCAGACGTACGCGACGGAGACCGGCGCCTACATCCGGGAGCACTTCTTCGGGGACGACCCGAGGCTGCGCGAGATGGTCAAGGACATGACCGACCAGCAGATCCTGCACCTGGGACGCGGCGGTCACGACCACCGCAAGGTGTACGCGGCGTACGCGGCGGCCAAGGCCCACAAGGGCCAGCCGACGGTGATCCTGGCGCAGACGGTCAAGGGCTGGACGCTGGGGCCGAACTTCGAGGGCCGCAACGCGACCCACCAGATGAAGAAGCTCACCGCCGAGGACCTGAAGCGGTTCCGGGACCGGCTGCACATCCCGATCGCGGACAAGGAGCTGGAGGACGGCAACCCGCCGTACTACCACCCGGGCCGCGGCTCGGAGGAGATCCAGTACATGCACGACCGCCGCAAGGGCCTGGGCGGTTACGTCCCGACCCGGGTGGTGCGCGCGAAGGCGCTGGAGCTGCCCGGGGACAAGACGTACGCGACGGCGAAGAAGGGCTCGGGTCAGCAGTCGATCGCCACCACCATGGCGTTCGTCCGCATCCTGAAGGACCTCATGCGGGACAAGGAGATCGGCAAGCGTTTCGTGCTGATCGCGCCCGACGAGTACCGCACCTTCGGCATGGACGCCTTCTTCCCGAGCGCGAAGATCTACAACCCGCTCGGGCAGCAGTACGAGTCGGTGGACCGCGATCTGCTGCTCGCGTACAAGGAGTCGCCGACCGGGCAGATGCTGCACGACGGCATCTCGGAGGCGGGCTGCACGGCCTCGCTGATCGCCGCGGGTTCGGCGTACGCGACGCACGGCGAGCCGCTGATCCCGGTGTACGTCTTCTACTCGATGTTCGGGTTCCAGCGCACCGGTGACCAGTTCTGGCAGATGGCCGACCAGCTCGCGCGCGGCTTCGTGCTGGGCGCGACGGCCGGCCGGACGACGCTGACCGGCGAGGGGCTCCAGCACGCCGACGGGCACTCGCAGCTGCTGGCCTCGACCAACCCGGGCTGTGTGGCCTACGACCCGGCGTTCGGGTACGAGATCGCGCACATCGTCCAGGACGGTCTGCGCCGCATGTACGGCGGGACGCCCGAGGAGAACGAGGACGTCTTCTACTACCTCACCGTCTACAACGAGCCGATCCAGCACCCGGCGGAGCCGGCCGACGTGGACGTCGAGGGCATCCTGAAGGGCGTCTACCGCTACAGCGGCGGGGAGAAGGGCGAGATCCCGGCCCAGATCCTGGCGTCCGGTGTGGCGGTGCCGTGGGCGGTCGAGGCGCAGCGCATCCTCGCGGACGAGTGGAACGTGAAGGCTGACGTCTGGTCGGCGACCTCCTGGAACGAGCTGCGGCGCGAGGCCGTGGACGTGGAGCGGTACAACCTGCTGCACCCGGAGGAGGAGCAGCGCGTCCCGTACGTGACGCGCAAGCTCTCCGGGGCGCAGGGGCCGTTCGTGGCGGTGTCGGACTGGATGCGGTCCGTGCCGGACCAGATCGCCCGCTGGGTGCCCGGCGCGTACCAGTCGCTCGGCGCGGACGGCTTCGGCTTCGCGGACACGCGGGGCGCGGCGCGGCGGTTCTTCCACATCGACGCGCAGTCGATCGTGCTCGCGGTGCTCACCGAGCTGGCGAAGGACGGGAAGATCGACCGTTCGGTGCTGAAGACGGCGGTCGACCGCTACGAGCTGCTGGACGTGGCCTCGGCCGATCCGGGGGCCGCGGGCGGCGACGCGTAA
- a CDS encoding peptidase inhibitor family I36 protein, translated as MRTTVVTATLAAVLLAVTALFASPPTRAAAAPGAAAAPVRLGDCGSGQLCLWAKPDFTGARQTHELSTIDIESCVPLKPGTTAQALANRTGRPVTTYQSAECQETGEFETYPGGGTWLPRSPYQVRAFKVWES; from the coding sequence ATGCGTACGACCGTAGTCACGGCCACCCTGGCCGCCGTTCTCCTCGCCGTCACCGCCCTGTTCGCGTCCCCGCCGACCCGCGCCGCGGCAGCTCCGGGGGCTGCCGCCGCGCCCGTCCGGCTCGGGGACTGCGGGAGCGGGCAGCTCTGCCTCTGGGCGAAGCCCGACTTCACCGGGGCCCGGCAGACCCATGAGCTGTCCACCATCGACATCGAGAGCTGTGTCCCGCTGAAGCCCGGCACCACCGCCCAGGCCCTCGCCAACCGCACCGGCCGGCCCGTCACCACCTACCAGTCCGCCGAGTGCCAGGAGACCGGCGAGTTCGAGACGTATCCGGGCGGCGGCACCTGGCTGCCGCGCTCGCCGTACCAGGTGCGCGCCTTCAAGGTCTGGGAGAGCTGA
- a CDS encoding MFS transporter, whose amino-acid sequence MTSQTTVEKAPRDPRGPVGPAPVQGLRGHPWLTLFSVAIGVMMVALDGTIVAIANPAIQQDLGASLADVQWITNGYMLALAVSLITAGKLGDRFGHRQTFLIGVVGFAAASGAIGLSDSVALVITFRVLQGLFGALLMPAALGLLRATFPAEKLNMAIGIWGMVIGASTAGGPILGGVLVEHVSWQSVFFINVPVGVLALVLGVLILKDHRAENAPRSFDIAGIVLLSGAMFCLIWALIKGAEWGWGDLQTVGFLAGAVVLFLAFALVEQRVKEPLVPLAMFRSVPLSAGTVLMVLMAFAFMGGLFFVTFYLQNVHGMKAVDAGLHLLPLTAMMIVASPVAGALITRFGPRVPLVGGMICTAVACFGMSQLTVGTGTLTMSVWFALLGLGLAPVMVGATEVIVGNAPMELSGVAGGLQQAAMQVGGSLGTAVLGAIMASRVDSELPGNWKEAQLPPLSPEQLDQASSAIKVGMPPVTEETPPEIAGRIAGVAHDTFVSGMSTAFMVAGIVAVVAALVATLTKRGENAEAGMGGGHI is encoded by the coding sequence ATGACTAGTCAGACCACCGTCGAAAAGGCTCCCCGGGACCCCCGGGGCCCCGTCGGTCCCGCACCTGTCCAGGGGCTGCGCGGCCACCCCTGGCTGACGCTGTTCTCCGTGGCCATCGGCGTGATGATGGTCGCGCTCGACGGCACGATCGTCGCGATCGCCAACCCCGCCATCCAGCAGGACCTCGGCGCCTCGCTCGCCGATGTCCAGTGGATCACCAACGGCTACATGCTCGCCCTCGCGGTCTCCCTGATCACCGCGGGCAAGCTCGGTGACCGCTTCGGCCACCGTCAGACCTTCCTCATCGGTGTCGTCGGCTTCGCGGCCGCGTCGGGGGCCATCGGGCTGTCCGACAGCGTCGCCCTCGTGATCACCTTCCGGGTGCTCCAGGGCCTGTTCGGCGCGCTGCTCATGCCGGCCGCGCTCGGGCTGCTGCGCGCCACCTTCCCGGCCGAGAAGCTGAACATGGCGATCGGCATCTGGGGCATGGTGATCGGCGCCTCGACCGCGGGCGGCCCGATCCTCGGCGGGGTGCTCGTCGAGCACGTCAGCTGGCAGTCCGTCTTCTTCATCAACGTGCCGGTCGGCGTGCTCGCCCTGGTGCTCGGTGTGCTGATCCTCAAGGACCACCGCGCCGAGAACGCACCGCGCTCGTTCGACATCGCCGGCATCGTGCTGCTGTCCGGTGCGATGTTCTGCCTGATCTGGGCGCTCATCAAGGGCGCCGAGTGGGGCTGGGGCGACCTCCAGACGGTCGGCTTCCTGGCCGGCGCGGTCGTCCTGTTCCTGGCCTTCGCCCTGGTCGAGCAGCGCGTCAAGGAGCCGCTGGTCCCGCTGGCGATGTTCCGGTCCGTCCCGCTCTCCGCGGGCACGGTCCTGATGGTGCTGATGGCCTTCGCGTTCATGGGCGGCCTCTTCTTCGTCACCTTCTACCTGCAGAACGTGCACGGCATGAAGGCCGTCGACGCGGGCCTGCACCTGCTGCCGCTGACCGCGATGATGATCGTCGCCTCGCCGGTGGCGGGCGCCCTGATCACCAGGTTCGGCCCGCGCGTCCCGCTGGTGGGCGGCATGATCTGCACCGCCGTCGCGTGCTTCGGCATGTCCCAGCTGACCGTCGGCACGGGCACGCTCACCATGTCGGTCTGGTTCGCCCTGCTCGGCCTCGGGCTCGCCCCCGTCATGGTCGGTGCCACCGAGGTCATCGTCGGCAACGCCCCGATGGAGCTCTCCGGCGTCGCGGGCGGCCTCCAGCAGGCCGCCATGCAGGTCGGCGGCAGCCTCGGTACGGCGGTGCTCGGCGCGATCATGGCCTCCCGCGTCGACTCCGAGCTGCCGGGCAACTGGAAGGAGGCCCAGCTCCCGCCGCTCTCGCCCGAGCAGCTCGACCAGGCCTCCTCCGCCATCAAGGTCGGCATGCCGCCCGTCACCGAGGAGACCCCGCCGGAGATCGCGGGCAGGATCGCGGGCGTCGCGCACGACACCTTCGTCTCCGGCATGAGCACCGCGTTCATGGTCGCCGGCATCGTCGCGGTGGTCGCCGCGCTGGTCGCCACGCTGACCAAGCGCGGTGAGAACGCGGAGGCGGGCATGGGCGGCGGCCACATCTGA
- a CDS encoding TetR family transcriptional regulator, translating to MTEGQPSAALPTGLRERKKRRTRDALLVAALELFTTHGYEQTTVDEIADAVEVSQRTFFRYFAGKEAVVFAVQDMVESHFLSELRQRPAEEAPFEAMRRAVLCAWNSIGQTVEAIIPVELHMRAYRMIESTPSLLAAHLRRSMVLENQITELIAEREGLDTARDPRPRAAVAAFSGVMRAAGQLWGQRGDGDMESLRVLTETYLDALTPALSERWRTPRTP from the coding sequence GTGACCGAAGGGCAGCCGTCCGCGGCGCTCCCCACCGGGCTGCGCGAGCGCAAGAAGCGGCGCACCCGCGACGCGCTGCTCGTCGCCGCCCTCGAGCTCTTCACCACCCACGGGTACGAGCAGACCACCGTCGACGAGATCGCCGACGCGGTCGAGGTCTCCCAGCGCACCTTCTTCCGCTACTTCGCGGGCAAGGAGGCGGTCGTCTTCGCCGTGCAGGACATGGTGGAGTCGCACTTCCTCTCCGAGCTGCGCCAACGGCCCGCGGAAGAGGCCCCGTTCGAGGCCATGCGCCGCGCCGTGCTGTGCGCCTGGAACAGCATCGGGCAGACCGTGGAGGCGATCATCCCGGTCGAACTCCACATGCGCGCCTACCGGATGATCGAATCGACGCCGTCGCTGCTCGCCGCCCATCTGCGCCGCAGCATGGTCCTGGAGAACCAGATCACCGAACTGATCGCGGAGCGCGAGGGGCTGGACACGGCACGCGACCCGCGCCCCCGGGCCGCCGTCGCCGCGTTCTCCGGGGTCATGCGCGCGGCGGGCCAACTGTGGGGCCAGAGAGGGGACGGGGACATGGAATCCCTCCGCGTCCTGACCGAGACGTATCTCGACGCGCTCACCCCGGCCCTCTCCGAGAGATGGCGCACACCGCGCACACCGTGA
- a CDS encoding alpha/beta hydrolase family protein codes for MTSFDSSPTLTAWRALLALAVVFVMLATTGWTVVHHQRSADSRALALAAWAKGSIAGQPLPEADAPPYKLAHFFATLTAGQRAQLADRYPLVVGNLNGVPVTTRYRANRRAIGQASAVEQKRVHDTRLSAVGRTEAQHRLDRFRSMLARDRHFLAFDPSGRGLAAEVFGDLDRARRISLVVPGVDTSLLTLERTGAKTNAAPVGMAKSLYAAERAARPEVRTAVIAWADYTTPAGIGMDAALGNLAERGAVRLDALVRALPGPAPVSLFCHSYGSVLCGVAASRLPGRVDDIAVAGSPGMRADNAGQLHTRAHVWAMRDSGDWIEDVPNLEFGGLGHGADPVDHAFGARVVSADGAVGHSGYFEPGTASLDNFAAIGVGAYTSVTCSPADSTCNDGVYANTTA; via the coding sequence GTGACTTCCTTCGATTCCTCCCCCACGCTCACCGCCTGGCGCGCGCTGCTCGCCCTGGCGGTCGTCTTCGTGATGCTCGCGACCACCGGCTGGACCGTCGTGCACCACCAGCGTTCCGCCGACTCCCGCGCGCTCGCGCTGGCCGCCTGGGCCAAGGGATCGATAGCGGGACAGCCGCTGCCGGAGGCCGACGCCCCGCCGTACAAGCTGGCGCATTTCTTCGCCACGCTGACCGCCGGGCAGCGCGCGCAGCTCGCCGACCGTTACCCGCTGGTGGTGGGAAACCTCAACGGCGTTCCGGTCACCACCCGTTACCGGGCGAACCGCCGGGCGATCGGACAGGCGAGCGCGGTCGAGCAGAAGCGCGTCCACGACACCAGGCTGTCCGCCGTCGGCCGCACCGAGGCACAGCACCGCCTGGACCGCTTCCGCTCGATGCTCGCCCGGGACCGGCACTTCCTGGCGTTCGACCCGTCGGGGCGCGGACTGGCCGCCGAGGTGTTCGGCGACCTCGACCGGGCGCGGCGCATCTCGCTCGTGGTGCCCGGCGTCGACACCAGCCTCCTGACGCTGGAGCGCACCGGCGCCAAGACCAACGCCGCGCCCGTCGGCATGGCCAAGTCGCTGTACGCCGCCGAGCGCGCCGCGCGCCCCGAGGTGCGCACCGCCGTGATCGCCTGGGCCGACTACACCACACCCGCCGGCATCGGAATGGACGCGGCGCTGGGGAACCTCGCCGAGCGCGGGGCGGTCCGGCTCGACGCGCTCGTCCGGGCACTCCCGGGCCCCGCTCCCGTCTCGCTGTTCTGCCACAGCTACGGCTCCGTCCTGTGCGGGGTCGCCGCGAGCAGGCTGCCCGGCCGGGTGGACGACATCGCGGTCGCCGGCAGCCCCGGCATGCGGGCCGACAACGCCGGTCAGCTGCACACCCGGGCCCATGTGTGGGCGATGCGGGACAGCGGCGACTGGATCGAGGACGTGCCCAACCTGGAGTTCGGCGGCCTCGGCCACGGCGCCGATCCGGTGGACCACGCGTTCGGCGCCCGGGTCGTCTCGGCGGACGGCGCGGTCGGCCACAGCGGCTACTTCGAACCGGGCACCGCGAGCCTCGACAACTTCGCCGCGATCGGCGTGGGCGCGTACACCTCGGTGACCTGCTCACCGGCCGACAGCACCTGCAACGACGGGGTGTACGCCAACACGACAGCCTGA